A window of Actinobacillus suis ATCC 33415 contains these coding sequences:
- the brnQ gene encoding branched-chain amino acid transport system II carrier protein translates to MTKNTFVVGFMLFAIFFGAGNLIFPPKLGFESGADFWIATIGFVITGVGLPLLGIIVSASYKGGYKAALQRIHPWFSLLFLVAIYLTIGPFFAIPRTAATAYEMAILPFLGEQTPISLLLFTLIYFALAIWIGLNPSKMVERIGSILTPLLLIAILALVISGIALLSNNPSSANVMEAPMVNGILAGYNTMDALASVAFSVIVINAIKNKGFSNEKALSKQTAMAGVIAAILLALIYLSIGWIGNKLPISAEVVADLATKKQDLGTYILNVAATQAFGDLGRTLLGAIVSLACLTTAIGLIVSVSEYFNEIFPKISYKTYAIICTLIGFGLANQGLSAVISKSIPVLLVLYPIAMSVIFLLLLNLFVQLPLLALRTSLILVTIISILSVAGVSFTENLPLKAYSMEWLPFAVGGLLIGAILSRFVRAK, encoded by the coding sequence ATGACTAAAAATACATTTGTGGTCGGCTTTATGCTGTTTGCCATTTTCTTTGGGGCGGGCAATTTAATTTTTCCGCCGAAATTAGGTTTTGAAAGCGGTGCGGATTTCTGGATTGCAACTATTGGATTCGTCATTACCGGCGTTGGTTTACCGTTACTCGGTATTATTGTAAGTGCGTCTTATAAAGGTGGTTATAAAGCAGCCTTACAACGTATTCATCCTTGGTTTTCTCTATTATTCTTAGTAGCGATTTACTTAACTATCGGACCTTTCTTTGCGATTCCGCGTACAGCGGCAACCGCTTACGAAATGGCAATTTTACCGTTTTTAGGCGAACAAACGCCGATTTCTCTATTGCTTTTTACTTTAATCTATTTTGCATTAGCAATTTGGATTGGTTTAAATCCGTCAAAAATGGTGGAAAGAATCGGTTCGATTTTAACGCCTTTACTATTAATTGCGATTCTTGCGCTAGTTATCAGTGGTATCGCTTTACTCTCAAATAATCCGTCAAGCGCCAATGTGATGGAAGCACCAATGGTAAACGGCATCTTAGCCGGTTATAACACCATGGATGCCCTAGCTTCTGTTGCCTTCTCGGTGATTGTGATCAATGCAATTAAAAACAAAGGTTTTTCTAACGAAAAAGCATTGAGCAAACAAACTGCGATGGCGGGGGTAATTGCAGCAATTTTATTAGCGTTAATTTACTTATCTATCGGCTGGATTGGTAATAAATTACCCATTTCTGCTGAAGTTGTGGCAGATTTAGCTACGAAGAAGCAAGATTTAGGTACTTATATCTTGAACGTTGCGGCAACCCAAGCATTCGGTGATTTAGGTAGAACACTTTTAGGTGCGATTGTTTCACTTGCCTGTTTAACCACAGCAATTGGACTGATTGTTTCGGTAAGCGAATACTTCAATGAAATTTTCCCGAAAATCTCTTATAAGACTTATGCAATTATCTGTACCTTAATTGGTTTTGGTTTAGCAAACCAAGGATTAAGTGCGGTAATCAGTAAATCAATTCCGGTTTTACTGGTACTTTACCCAATTGCAATGTCAGTTATTTTCTTACTGTTATTGAATCTGTTTGTACAGCTTCCATTATTAGCATTACGTACTTCGTTGATTCTGGTAACCATCATATCGATTCTCTCTGTTGCTGGTGTAAGTTTTACCGAAAACTTACCGCTTAAAGCATACTCAATGGAGTGGCTACCGTTTGCAGTTGGCGGATTATTGATTGGTGCAATCCTTAGTCGTTTCGTAAGAGCGAAATAA